In Mucilaginibacter celer, one DNA window encodes the following:
- a CDS encoding DsbA family oxidoreductase yields MKVEIWSDVMCPFCYIGKRRFEQALAGFEHQNQVEIEWKSFQLNPDLKTNPDISINQYLAEIKGFTIDHAKQLNNHVTQMAANEGLTYNFDKAVVANSFNAHRLAHLAKKHGLGDAAEEALFKAYFTEGRNIDDNETLIEIGVAIGLPANEIKQALETQLYADEVKHDIAEAQYLGVRGVPFFVLNRKYAVSGAQETGIFSDTLSKAFADWQLENPKPMLDIIEGESCGPDGDCG; encoded by the coding sequence ATGAAGGTAGAAATATGGTCGGACGTGATGTGTCCGTTTTGTTATATAGGCAAACGCAGGTTTGAGCAAGCCTTAGCCGGGTTTGAACATCAAAACCAGGTTGAGATTGAATGGAAAAGTTTCCAGCTAAATCCCGATTTAAAAACCAATCCCGATATCAGCATAAATCAATACCTGGCCGAGATAAAAGGGTTCACTATAGATCATGCCAAACAATTAAATAACCACGTTACCCAGATGGCGGCAAACGAGGGGCTTACTTATAATTTTGATAAAGCAGTTGTTGCCAATAGCTTTAATGCTCATCGCCTGGCTCATCTCGCCAAAAAACATGGTCTTGGTGATGCCGCAGAAGAAGCTCTTTTTAAAGCCTATTTTACCGAAGGCCGCAATATTGATGATAATGAAACCTTAATTGAAATTGGCGTAGCTATCGGTTTGCCTGCCAACGAGATTAAACAGGCTCTTGAAACTCAACTTTATGCCGATGAAGTGAAGCACGACATTGCCGAAGCCCAATACCTCGGCGTACGTGGCGTACCCTTTTTTGTACTGAACCGTAAATACGCAGTATCGGGGGCGCAGGAAACCGGTATTTTCAGTGATACACTGAGTAAAGCTTTTGCCGACTGGCAACTGGAAAATCCTAAACCGATGCTTGATATTATTGAAGGCGAATCATGCGGACCTGATGGTGATTGCGGGTAA
- a CDS encoding DUF3179 domain-containing (seleno)protein, whose protein sequence is MKWNSAKIFWIGIVLLVIPGLAHAYLLMPFPGSQDLNAITVCYYLEKVVMPLRLIGLLFIVWYLFKYYAKNAFRQKIVKASVFVLCVGSFYITDYMYKAETMFKETEKPGFANGLSNRVPLNYLVIGVVNNGVAKAYPLIYLGYHHKVQDEVGNKPVLVTYCTICRTGRVYSPMVDGVRQNFRLVGARHYNAIIEDESTKTWWYQATGNAAVGKLKGKQLTELPYEQLTLSSWLQKHPETLILQPDKLYTTDYADLKNYDRVQAIDKDSTLKNKDSLIRKSWVIGVIINGQAKAYNWRHMHIKRVLNDEVNHIPLLIGIEKDSLSYHAWNTLVKGKALHFKLDTNGMLTDDETASVWDWDGLCIAGPQKGERLTKVQAYQEYWHSWKHFHPKTTFWKGENVTEQTAFLDMLL, encoded by the coding sequence ATGAAGTGGAATAGTGCTAAAATATTTTGGATAGGCATCGTATTGCTTGTTATTCCGGGTTTGGCGCATGCTTACCTGTTAATGCCTTTTCCCGGCAGCCAGGATCTGAATGCCATCACGGTTTGCTACTACCTCGAAAAAGTGGTTATGCCGCTCCGCCTCATTGGCTTACTGTTTATTGTTTGGTACCTTTTTAAATACTACGCCAAAAACGCCTTCAGGCAAAAAATAGTAAAGGCCTCGGTTTTTGTGCTGTGCGTAGGCAGCTTTTACATTACCGATTATATGTACAAGGCCGAAACCATGTTTAAGGAAACTGAAAAACCCGGTTTTGCCAACGGCCTTTCAAACCGGGTACCATTAAATTATCTTGTTATCGGTGTGGTGAATAACGGCGTAGCCAAGGCTTATCCGCTTATATATCTGGGTTATCATCATAAAGTACAGGATGAGGTAGGTAATAAACCTGTTTTAGTTACTTATTGTACCATATGCCGTACCGGCAGGGTATACAGCCCCATGGTTGATGGCGTACGGCAGAATTTCCGCCTGGTGGGTGCAAGGCATTATAATGCCATTATTGAAGACGAAAGCACCAAAACATGGTGGTACCAGGCAACCGGTAACGCTGCGGTAGGTAAGCTTAAAGGAAAACAACTAACCGAATTGCCTTATGAGCAGCTCACCCTTTCATCCTGGCTGCAAAAACATCCTGAAACCCTGATTCTGCAACCGGATAAACTGTATACAACCGATTATGCCGATCTGAAAAATTACGACCGTGTGCAGGCTATCGACAAGGATAGCACGCTCAAAAACAAAGACTCGCTGATCCGCAAAAGCTGGGTGATAGGTGTAATCATTAACGGCCAGGCCAAAGCCTACAACTGGCGGCACATGCACATAAAAAGAGTGCTTAATGATGAGGTTAACCACATTCCTTTATTAATAGGCATTGAAAAAGACAGCCTAAGCTACCACGCCTGGAATACCCTGGTAAAAGGCAAAGCGCTTCATTTTAAACTGGATACCAACGGCATGCTTACCGACGATGAAACCGCATCTGTTTGGGATTGGGACGGGCTTTGCATTGCAGGCCCGCAAAAAGGCGAGCGTTTAACCAAAGTACAGGCCTACCAGGAGTACTGGCACTCGTGGAAACATTTTCATCCTAAAACAACCTTCTGGAAAGGGGAAAACGTTACAGAGCAAACTGCCTTTCTGGATATGTTGCTATAA